DNA from Evansella sp. LMS18:
GATGATCATCACTTCGAAAACAGAGGAAGTATCCAAAGCTATCATTGAACGCATGTCCCGGGGTTCAACAGTGCTGACAGGAAGAGGCAGCTTCACTTCCGACGAACGCCAGGTACTCTACTGTGTTGTAAACCGCAATGAACTGATTCAGCTGAAAAAAATCATTAATGAAATTGACCCGTATGCTTTCTTCTCCATCAACGATGTGAAAGAAGTATCAGGAGAAGGTTTTACATTCGACCAGGAAAAACGGCCGCTTAAAATATCGTAGGATATAGAAAGAGGCCGAAACAGAATTAAATATTAAATTTAAAAAACGAATGATGAACTCATTAGCGTAGGAAATATACGTAGACTCCTGCGGGAATAGCGTGAGCCGAAGACCCCGCAGGTTGGTTTTTACCGAGGAGGCTGAGGCCATGCCCGCGGACGCGAAGTATATTTCCGGAGCGGTGTCTAAGCTCCTCTTTTGGTTCTCATTCGTTTTTTCTTTAGTTGTATATAATTTTGTCCCATCAATTTTTAGTCCGCTGACTGATAGTTTTCCCTTTTATTATTGCTGGATTCCTGTTCCTCTGTCCTGTTTTTATAGTAATCTATTTCAAGCTTATACAGCTGTCTCCGGACAGAATTCCAGTCCTCATTCGACATTGGTGTCTCCCTGAGTTCCCTCGTTATTTCATGCATTCTTTCCAGATCATCTTCAGTCTCTTCCTTATCTTTAATCCTGTTTTTGATCTTCCTGATTTCTTCTTCTTTTTCCCGAATAGGATCGTCCCATGTAAAATAAAGATGTTCCGGTTCAATCTCTTCCGATAAAACATGCTTTAGAAAATAGACTGCTTTTTTCGGGCCGACAATGGATAAATCTGTCGCATGGAGAGTAATCGTGGCTCCGTCGTCATATCCCTCTACTTTTATATACTTCATTTTTTTATCAAATTTATTGTTAAAGATTCTTTCCATGACGTGAGTAAGAACCACAAATGTCCAGCGTGCCACTTTTTCTGTATCCTTCACTTCTGCCTTCAGATCATGACTCTCCAGAATATCCACTATTTCATCTAGCACATCCTCGTATTTACCTTCTCTTATCATAATGGCAAACTGCTCCTGGACATGCCTTTTCATATAATTTGGCATCTTAAGAATCGGGATTACGATGATCAGTGCCATGGACAGCAAACCGAGAACGAGAGCATAAGGGAACCCCATTAATGTCTGCTTCACCCTGGAGTGATCCGGATGCCTGTTTTCCAGTTTTGTTGAAGTATAGCCGATAACCAGAGGGATAAGAATCCAGATAAGGACAGCAATTATTCTGATAATCATATCATCATCCGGGAGGAAGGGGATAAAGTATTCCGCCAGATCCGGAAAGATAACTGATAAACTAATATAAATCCAGTATAAGGACAGGAGTCCCATAAAACTTATTTTTGAGTCGTCCTTTGACGGCACCCGGCCGAAAAATGTAAGAGTTGCCATGCTGAACACTTTACTTAGCAATTTGGCTAATCCTGTTAATAACACTCTAATAATAGGCATACGTTTCACCTTACTTTACGAAGATTTGCATGACTTGTTTGATTCCTTCGCAGCATCGTATTTTTTTCTCCTGTAGACTCTGAATAAAATGTAGCAAAAACCGCCGAGAACCAAAGCAGCAAATATGAATCCCTGAGTGTTTTGGAACCACTCTGCCATAGCCTCCACATTACCGAGAGTTCCTAGGTAGAACATTAAGACTGATAAAGGATAAAAGCCAATAAAAGTTAACATCATGAATTTTTTTACTGATATCTGGCAAAAGCCAGCAATATACGAAATATAACCCATTCCAATAAGACGGCCCAAAGCGATCATCCAGTCACCGTACTTTTCGATTTTTTCCTGGGCGAATTTCACTTTTCTTTTCGGCAGCTTTTCTCTCAGCTTGTCTTCATATTTAATGCTGATCCAGAAGGGAATTAAACTGACTACCATATATGTCAGTGTCGTAAAAACTGAAAAATAGAGAATTTCCCACCAGCCAGGATCCAGAAGATATCCATAAGCCAGAACAAATAAAGCGGCTGGAAACGGGATTGAAGCCGCTTCGACTGCCACTCCTAGAATTAAGCCGAACCATCCTAATGCCTCAAGCACTTCAAAAATTAATTCGAGCATCTTTTTTACCCCTGTCATCTTGTTGTTTGCTGATTACCATCACTAGCAGCCGGCCCCGGTAAGTTGTTTTCTCTTCGATTCCCTCTGCTTGCTTTCTTTAACCGTCTTTATTATGATGAAAAATCTTCCAGCAGCTAACCCTTGGAAGCTGGCCAGCTTATCGCAAGTGGAGACGCAGACAGAAGCAGGAACAAAAGCACAAGCGCTTTGGTCACGAGCGACACTCTTTACCTGCGACGAGTAATCGCAGGAGCACTCTTTACCTGGACCGAGTAATCGCAGATCCAAGCACTGGAAGGACTTTGACAGAAGCCGCTCTTTGGCTTCTGAAATGTCCTGAAGTTACCTCGAGCTCGTAAGCGCTGGAGCTGGACGACTTATCCAACAAAATTAAACTTTTATAATTTCCTAAACAACAAAAAAGCCTTACCTGCTTAAATAAGCAGACAAGACTCTCAATAACTTATTATTCGTATTCTTCGAGAATTTCCAGCATCAGATCCGGACGGTCGGTGACAATTCCGTCAGCCCCGAGCTCAATCAGTTCTCTCATTGTTTCCTCATCATTAATCGTCCAGTAATAAACCTCCATGCCACGGCGGTGCGCCCCTCTTATAATTTTATCATCCTTCAGGTTAAAAATGCTTTCCTCCGTAGGTATTTGCACGGCGTCAACTTTAGGACGGTAAAGCCCGTTGAGGAAGAATTTGTGCAAAACTACAAATCTTGTGATTTCGTCGACTCCGCCGCTCACTGCCGCCCTTCCGCCGGAGATTTCAGTCATCATATCATTAATGCTCTGATTAAAAGAAGCGGCCAGCACCTGGTCTTCCATATTATATTCCACCATAAGCTCCCAAAGCCTCTCAGCCATAGGGCGGTGCAGCTCCTCATCATTTGTTGCCTTTAATTCAATGTTAAATGCCATGTCAGGAAACTCCGAAAAAATGTCCTCCACTGTCGGTATCATAATCCCCTGCCCCCGGAAGCTGAATTCCCCGTGGAGATCCTGAAAATAATCAGCAGCGTCAAGTTCTCTTAACTCAGCAAGTGTCATGTCATTAACTCTGCCTGTCCCGTCAGTTGTTCTGTCCACCGTATTATCATGAATAGCCACAAGATACCCATCACTGGTCATATGTACATCAAATTCAATAACATCGACCCCCATCTCATCTGCCATCCTGAAAGCTTCCATCGTATTTGAAGGCGCAAGATGCTCCCCGCCCTGGTGCGCAATTACCAGCGGACGATTCTCTAAATCTGCAAAAAACGGTTTTACTGGCCGTTCACTCACAGGAAACAGTAAAATTGTCACCCATCCTGCAAGCATCGCCAAAAATAAAATACCTGCCCAGCGAAGAAGACGCTGCTTTTTTGATCTGTTAGTGACGGTCACTACTGATACTTTCATCTGATGTCCCCACTTTCTATTATGTCTCTGCTTATTATTTTAAAGGATAGGTGACGGAAGACACATCATTTTTTTATAAATAATTGGAAGCGGCGGGTACGCGAGACGCTCTTACGTTACCTTTCTCTCAGTTTTTCATGGAGTTCGGGCATGATGGAGCCCCAGCGTTACCTTTCTCTCACTTTTTCACGGAGTTCGGCCATGATGGAGCCTCCTGCGATACCTTTCGCTCACTTTTTCATGGGGTTCGGGCATGATGGAGCCTCCTGCGTTACCTTTCTCTCACTTTTTCATGGGGTTCGGGCATGATGGACGCTCCAGCGTTACCTTTCTCTCACTTTTTCATGGGGTTCGGGCATGATGGACGCTCCAGCGTTACCTTTCTCTCACTTTTTCACCGAGTTCGGGCATGATGGAGCCTCCTGCGTTACCTTTCTCTCACTTTTTCACGGAGTTCGGGCATGATGGAGCCTCCTGCGTTACCTTTCTCTCACTTTTTCATGGAGTTCGGGCATGATGGAGCCCCAGCGTTACCGCTTGCTTTGTTTTTTTCCCGAGCGGGCATGCGAGACGCTCTTGCGTTACCGCTTGCTTTGTTTTTTTCACCGAGCGGGCATGCGAGAACCTCTTGCGTTACCGCTTGCTTTGTTTTTTCCCCCAAGCGGGCATGCGAGAACCTCTTGCGTTACCGCTTGCTTTGTTTTTTCCCACGAGCGGGCATGCGAGAACCTCTTACGTTACCGCTTGCTTTGTTTTTTCCCCCGAGCGGTAACGCAAGCCCCCCTTGCGTTACCTCGCTAATCTATATTCAACCTCTTCTCCCGTTCTTTTATTCTATGAATTCATTCTGAAATGCATGACAAGCTTTCAAACGTGTGACAGATTTTTGACAACTGTGTGTTTTTACCCGGGTCATATGTTTGAAATAAACAGTCAGTGGTATTAGGGGAACGACTTCATTTATTTTGAAAGGGAGGTATTTATGTGTCCATGAAAAAAGGCGGATTTCACCACTACGGAGAAACTGGAAGACCGGTTGTCCAGGGTAAAAACGGAGCCGTTACTTCCCCCCATTATTTAGCGACACAGGCAGGAAAAGACATCCTGCAAAAAGGCGGGCATGCAGTAGAAGCTGCTATAGCATTGAATTCCGTTCTGTGTGTAGCCTATCCTCATATGGCAGGGCTTGGCGGTGATCTATTCGCTTTAGTATGGGACAAGTCAGAAAAAGAAGTGAAGGCCGTGAACGGAAGCGGGCGCTCCGGGGAAAAAGCGACGAGAGATTTCTTTGCAGATAAAAATATGGACAGCATTCCACCAAGAGGGCCGCTTGCGGCAAACACCGTACCTGGTACTGTGGATGCCTGGTGGGAAATGCACCAGCAGTACGGAAAATTGGAATGGGAGACATTATTCCAGGATGCTATTCACTATGCGGAAGAGGGTTTTCCTGTAAGTGAAAAATTCAGCAGATTCGTTCACGAAAAACAGGACCTGATTAAACAGTATCCAGAAACAGAAAAGGCCTTCTTTATTGAAGGACGCCCTGTAAAAACTGGTGAGCTTTTAGTTCAGCCGGATCTTGCATGGTCCTTCCGCCAGATTGCCAAATCAGGACGTGAAGCTTTTTACGAGGGAGAAATCGCTGAAAAGCTCATAAGTTCCCTTGAACAGCACGAAGGACTCCTTACGAAGAATGATCTGAAAAACCACGAGACAACATGGGAATCCCCTGCTACCACAACCTATAAAGGGTATGAAGTGCATGAATTAAAACCGAATACACAGGGTATTGCCACTTTAATGATGCTTAATATGCTTGAAAAACATGATTTACGGGAAATTGGTGATGGTACACCTGATTATTACCACCTTATGGCCGAGGCTGCAAAAATCACTTTCCGGTACAGGGACAAATGGGTAACAGATATGGATTTCAAAGATATCCCCCTCGATAAGCTTATTTCAAAAGAGCATGGAGAAAAAATGAACGAACATTTCTCCTGGGATTCTGTTTATTCACTGGATGACTTGGAAAACCTCCCGGATATTAAAGGAAACAGGGACACCACGTACAGCTGTGTGACTGACAGCGAAGGGAACAGCATCTCCCTTATCCAGAGTGTCTTCCATGAATTTGGTTCCGGTTTTATCGCTGAAGGAACAGGGTTTTTACTGCAAAACAGAGGTTCTTACTTCAGTCTCGATCCGGAACATCCAAATACACTTGAGCCGAATAAGCGCACTTTCCACACGATTATACCTGCGATGGCAACGAGAAACGGAAAGCCGTTCATGCTGTTTGGTTCTATGGGCGGGGAAGGCCAGCCGCAGACACAATGCGCGCTGTTTACAAGAGTCGTAGACTTCGGCTACAACATCCAGCAGGCTATCGAGGCACCTCGCTGGCTCTACGGAAAGACATGGGGCGAAGACAGTTCTTCCCTTAAACTGGAAGGAAGAATTCCAGACAGAATCGCCCTGGAATTATCAGACCGTGGACATGAAATTGAACGGACAGAAAATTACTCACAGCAGATGGGTCATGCGCAAGGTATTGTCATTGACCAGGAAACTGGCGTATACAATGCCGGGGCTGACCCCCGCGGTGACGGGATTGCCCTGAGCTGGTAAACAGCTCGGGGCCCCGCCCTTTACTTAATGACTGAAAGAGAGGGATAGTATGGATAATAACTTACCAGTGGATCTCCTTCATTGGTCCCTGGCACTCTTACCTTTAGCTTTACTGCTTATAATGCTTGTTGTTTTAAAATGGTCCGGACCTGTTTCCGGCTGGATCGCCATGGGTGTGGCTGCCTTAATCGCATTTACTATGTACCAGGCCCCGCTGGATAACGTGGCAGTCGGATTCGGAAAAGGACTTTGGGAAGCATTCTTTATTCTGCTCGTTGTCTGGCCGGCATTGCTACTTTATCAGGTAACAAAAGAGGCTGGCGCTTTCACAGCAATCCGAGAAGGTTTGCAGGAACATACGAAAAACTACTTATTTCTTGTACTGGCATTTGGCTGGGTTTTCGCTTCCTTTTTACAAGGTATCGCAGGATTCGGTGCTCCAATAGCAGTAGTAGCCCCGCTCCTGATTGGGATCGGCGTAAAGCCAGTCACGGCAGTTGTTATTCCGCTGATCGGGCATGCCTGGGCAAACATGTTCGGTACTCTTGCAGTGGGATGGATAGCTACTATTAATATCATTGAGATTGAGAACCAGGCATTAACCCTTACCCTCACAGGGATTATGTTATGGATTCCAAACATAGTTGCCGGTTTAATGATTTGCTGGCTTTTCGCTAAGTGGAAAGGTGTTAAGGAAGGATTTATTGCTGTAATTGTCATTTCTGTTATTCACGGTGGCGGGCAGCTTGCATTAGTGCAGGTAAACCCTACGTTAAGTAACTTTATTCCTGCAACACTCGCTATCGGTGCTCTGTTCCTCCTAGCAAGAATGGATAAATATAAAGAAAAAACAGAGCTCCAGAAAGATACGGATATTCTTGAAGAAGACGATCCGGATGAAGCAGCTGAGGAAGGAGAAGTTAAGACCTCCATCCATAAAGCCTTCATGCCTTACTATGTGCTCACTGTAATTTCGATTATTGCTCTTGGTATACCTGGTGTTACGAATATGCTTGAGCAAGTTGAGTGGGGGCCGCCGTTCCCTGCTGTAGAAACAGGCTATGGTCATGAAGTGGAAGCGGAAGAGGCTTATTCGCCAATTGAGCCGCTCACACATCCAGGACTCTACCTGCTCATTTCATCGATATTCGCTTATTTCTGGTTCAAAAAAGTTGGACTGTATAAAGATGACAATGAAGTGAAAAGTAATATCTGGTCCGGCGTAAAAGACAATGCTGTCGGTGCTTCTCTAGCAATTTCCGGTTTCCTCACAATGACAGAAATCATGGGAAGCTCCGGGCAGACTACAGTGCTCGCTCTTGGAATTGGGGAAGTATCACCGCCTGTCGTTTACGTAGCCTTAGCAAACGGCATCGGGATTATCGGTGCATTTATGACGTCTTCAAACACCGCGTCTAACGTCCTGTTTGCGCCACTTCACCATTCTGTTGCAGGATCCATGGATGGGCTCAGTGTGCCACATGTCATTGCAGCACAGTCAGTCGGCGGTGCCATTGGTAACTCCATCGCGCCAGCAAACGTCATATTAGGAACAAGTACGGCAGGGATTAAAGGTAAGGATGCAGAGGTATTTAAACCGACACTCGTATTTACACTCATTTCCGGTATCCTTGTCTCCGCAGTTGCGGTTGTAATGTTCCTGATGCTTGGATAATTGAACTTAAACAGGCAAGGAGGTCTTATATGGAAAATTCGTTACCGGTAGATTTTCTTCACTGGTCAATGGCGGTACTGCCATTGATTCTGCTCCTGGTCATGCTTGTGCTGCTGAAATGGTCCGCGCCTGTTTCCGGCTGGATTGGAATGGGGATAGCAACTGTCATTGCTTTCACCCTTTTCCAGGCCCCAGTTGATAATCTCCTTGTCGGTTTCGGGAAAGGTCTCTGGGAAGCACTTTTCATCCTCCTGGTCGTATGGCCGGCCCTTTTGCTGTACCAGGTTACAAAAGAGTCAGGAGCTTTTACAGCCATTCGCGAGGGAATCCAGGAACATACGAGAAATTACCTGCTCCTGATCCTCGCCTTCGGCTGGGTTTTTGCATCTTTCCTACAGGGTATTGCCGGGTTCGGCGCACCTATCGCAGTAGTGGCCCCGTTGCTGGTGGGCATCGGGGTCAAACCAGTGATGGCCGTTGTCATCCCTTTAGTCGGACATGCATGGGCTAATGTTTTCGGTACTCTCGCGGTTGCCTGGATTGCTACCACGAATGTCGTCCAGATTGAAAATCAGGCACTTACCTTGTTTTATACTGGCGTCCTGCTCTGGCTGCCGAATATTATAGCCGGGCTGATGATTTGCTGGCTTTTTGCAAGATGGAAAGGGATAAAAGAAGGCTTCATCGCTGTCATGATTATTTCAGTGATCCATGGAGGAGGCCAGCTTTTCCTCACACATATTAACCCAACATTGAGTGCCTTCGTACCGACTGTTATTGCTTTAGGAGCGTTATTCCTCCTCTCAAGATGGAAACGCTACAGTGAAAAAACAGAGCTTGAGAACGAAACGGAAATACTGGAGGAAGACCATTCAAGCGATGTGGAAGAGCAGCCAAAGATCAATATGCACCAGGCGTTTATGCCTTATTATGTGCTTACGGTTCTGTCAATCGTAGCCCTTGGTATTCCGTGGGTGTCAAACGTTCTCGAACAGGTTGAATACGGCCCGCCGTTTCCTGCAGCAGAAACTGGTTACGGTTTTGAAGTTGAAAGCGAGGAGTCTTATTCACCGATTGAACCATTGACCCACCCTGGATTATATTTATTTATTTCAGCTGTCTT
Protein-coding regions in this window:
- a CDS encoding DedA family protein, whose translation is MLELIFEVLEALGWFGLILGVAVEAASIPFPAALFVLAYGYLLDPGWWEILYFSVFTTLTYMVVSLIPFWISIKYEDKLREKLPKRKVKFAQEKIEKYGDWMIALGRLIGMGYISYIAGFCQISVKKFMMLTFIGFYPLSVLMFYLGTLGNVEAMAEWFQNTQGFIFAALVLGGFCYILFRVYRRKKYDAAKESNKSCKSS
- the ggt gene encoding gamma-glutamyltransferase, coding for MKKGGFHHYGETGRPVVQGKNGAVTSPHYLATQAGKDILQKGGHAVEAAIALNSVLCVAYPHMAGLGGDLFALVWDKSEKEVKAVNGSGRSGEKATRDFFADKNMDSIPPRGPLAANTVPGTVDAWWEMHQQYGKLEWETLFQDAIHYAEEGFPVSEKFSRFVHEKQDLIKQYPETEKAFFIEGRPVKTGELLVQPDLAWSFRQIAKSGREAFYEGEIAEKLISSLEQHEGLLTKNDLKNHETTWESPATTTYKGYEVHELKPNTQGIATLMMLNMLEKHDLREIGDGTPDYYHLMAEAAKITFRYRDKWVTDMDFKDIPLDKLISKEHGEKMNEHFSWDSVYSLDDLENLPDIKGNRDTTYSCVTDSEGNSISLIQSVFHEFGSGFIAEGTGFLLQNRGSYFSLDPEHPNTLEPNKRTFHTIIPAMATRNGKPFMLFGSMGGEGQPQTQCALFTRVVDFGYNIQQAIEAPRWLYGKTWGEDSSSLKLEGRIPDRIALELSDRGHEIERTENYSQQMGHAQGIVIDQETGVYNAGADPRGDGIALSW
- a CDS encoding L-lactate permease — translated: MENSLPVDFLHWSMAVLPLILLLVMLVLLKWSAPVSGWIGMGIATVIAFTLFQAPVDNLLVGFGKGLWEALFILLVVWPALLLYQVTKESGAFTAIREGIQEHTRNYLLLILAFGWVFASFLQGIAGFGAPIAVVAPLLVGIGVKPVMAVVIPLVGHAWANVFGTLAVAWIATTNVVQIENQALTLFYTGVLLWLPNIIAGLMICWLFARWKGIKEGFIAVMIISVIHGGGQLFLTHINPTLSAFVPTVIALGALFLLSRWKRYSEKTELENETEILEEDHSSDVEEQPKINMHQAFMPYYVLTVLSIVALGIPWVSNVLEQVEYGPPFPAAETGYGFEVESEESYSPIEPLTHPGLYLFISAVFAYFWYKRLNMYDKDSPKDIRAGMKENAVGASLAIAGFLTMTEIMGSSGQTTVVALGIADVSPPVAYIALANVIGIVGSFMTSSNTSSNVLFAPLHDSVAQSMDGLSQAGVIAAQSAGGAIGNSISPSNVVLGTSTAGIKGKDAEVFKPTLIFVLLSGIAVSGASVLFHLIGS
- a CDS encoding glycerophosphodiester phosphodiesterase — its product is MKVSVVTVTNRSKKQRLLRWAGILFLAMLAGWVTILLFPVSERPVKPFFADLENRPLVIAHQGGEHLAPSNTMEAFRMADEMGVDVIEFDVHMTSDGYLVAIHDNTVDRTTDGTGRVNDMTLAELRELDAADYFQDLHGEFSFRGQGIMIPTVEDIFSEFPDMAFNIELKATNDEELHRPMAERLWELMVEYNMEDQVLAASFNQSINDMMTEISGGRAAVSGGVDEITRFVVLHKFFLNGLYRPKVDAVQIPTEESIFNLKDDKIIRGAHRRGMEVYYWTINDEETMRELIELGADGIVTDRPDLMLEILEEYE
- a CDS encoding L-lactate permease; this translates as MDNNLPVDLLHWSLALLPLALLLIMLVVLKWSGPVSGWIAMGVAALIAFTMYQAPLDNVAVGFGKGLWEAFFILLVVWPALLLYQVTKEAGAFTAIREGLQEHTKNYLFLVLAFGWVFASFLQGIAGFGAPIAVVAPLLIGIGVKPVTAVVIPLIGHAWANMFGTLAVGWIATINIIEIENQALTLTLTGIMLWIPNIVAGLMICWLFAKWKGVKEGFIAVIVISVIHGGGQLALVQVNPTLSNFIPATLAIGALFLLARMDKYKEKTELQKDTDILEEDDPDEAAEEGEVKTSIHKAFMPYYVLTVISIIALGIPGVTNMLEQVEWGPPFPAVETGYGHEVEAEEAYSPIEPLTHPGLYLLISSIFAYFWFKKVGLYKDDNEVKSNIWSGVKDNAVGASLAISGFLTMTEIMGSSGQTTVLALGIGEVSPPVVYVALANGIGIIGAFMTSSNTASNVLFAPLHHSVAGSMDGLSVPHVIAAQSVGGAIGNSIAPANVILGTSTAGIKGKDAEVFKPTLVFTLISGILVSAVAVVMFLMLG